The proteins below come from a single Rhodococcus sp. WMMA185 genomic window:
- a CDS encoding DUF6319 family protein — protein MPPRRRSDAGAPDHLTAENLETITTAIKEGKRATVYLREAMPSLGLEAGTSAKVISVQGNTVVIRPKGVNDELPFEAEELLMSRIPAPKPVAASGPAVYQGIEPGPAATPKAPAPKTAAASQAVAPSSSPTPSRRTAKKVPAGVSVTIHAGADNDWSVTVATGAKKPGKAIAVAPDAVERAVRELGEESAIEAVESVIVAARNLAAARVDELTRQLEDARKALESLGAGE, from the coding sequence ATGCCGCCCCGTAGACGTTCCGATGCCGGCGCACCGGATCACCTGACCGCGGAAAATCTCGAGACCATTACTACCGCGATCAAGGAGGGAAAGCGGGCAACCGTCTATCTGCGCGAGGCGATGCCGAGCCTCGGGCTCGAGGCTGGGACCTCGGCGAAAGTTATTTCGGTGCAGGGCAATACGGTAGTGATCCGACCCAAGGGAGTGAACGACGAGCTTCCTTTCGAAGCAGAGGAGCTTCTGATGAGTCGAATTCCAGCACCGAAACCCGTTGCCGCGTCAGGCCCGGCCGTGTATCAGGGAATCGAGCCCGGCCCCGCCGCTACCCCGAAGGCTCCCGCACCCAAGACTGCCGCAGCATCTCAGGCAGTGGCTCCGAGTTCTTCACCGACGCCTTCGCGTCGCACCGCAAAGAAGGTGCCCGCGGGCGTGAGCGTGACCATCCATGCCGGCGCAGACAACGACTGGAGCGTCACGGTCGCAACCGGAGCGAAGAAGCCCGGCAAGGCAATCGCCGTTGCACCCGATGCTGTCGAGCGCGCCGTTCGAGAACTCGGAGAGGAATCAGCGATCGAGGCAGTCGAGTCTGTCATCGTCGCGGCGCGCAACCTCGCCGCAGCCCGTGTGGACGAATTGACCCGGCAACTCGAGGATGCTCGAAAAGCTCTGGAGTCACTCGGCGCCGGCGAATGA
- a CDS encoding peptidase S1 family protein, with protein sequence MLKRFAAVVAVTAGILGFVAVGSSAAAPAAVMGGGSGIVVDDELLCSLTTIGHDNAGRLVGLTAGHCGEVGAQVVPEASPESGVVGRFVVSNHNLDYAVIEFDPAKVTPVDSIGRVTITGIGAPASFPQIACKQGRTTGNTCGVVYGDLLQTHETWTQACVIEGDSGAPMVVGTTLVAMVNAYLAAPCIGPEIGTTMSAVIADMNANGGPGAGFQPI encoded by the coding sequence ATGTTGAAACGATTCGCAGCAGTTGTTGCAGTGACAGCGGGAATTCTTGGTTTCGTCGCAGTCGGGTCCTCTGCAGCAGCTCCGGCCGCTGTTATGGGCGGCGGTTCGGGGATCGTGGTTGATGACGAACTGCTGTGCTCGCTCACCACCATCGGTCACGACAATGCGGGTCGGCTTGTCGGATTGACGGCGGGGCACTGTGGGGAGGTGGGCGCCCAGGTTGTGCCGGAAGCAAGTCCGGAAAGCGGCGTCGTCGGTCGCTTCGTCGTCTCCAATCACAACCTTGACTATGCGGTGATCGAGTTCGATCCGGCGAAGGTCACACCGGTCGACTCCATCGGCCGCGTCACCATCACCGGGATCGGTGCGCCCGCGTCCTTCCCGCAGATCGCGTGCAAGCAGGGTCGGACCACGGGCAACACATGCGGCGTCGTCTACGGTGATCTGCTGCAGACGCACGAAACATGGACCCAGGCTTGCGTGATCGAGGGTGACTCGGGTGCCCCGATGGTGGTCGGCACGACGCTGGTGGCGATGGTCAATGCGTACCTCGCCGCACCGTGCATCGGCCCGGAGATCGGTACCACAATGAGCGCGGTCATCGCCGATATGAACGCGAACGGCGGTCCCGGGGCCGGCTTCCAGCCCATCTGA
- a CDS encoding GNAT family N-acetyltransferase has protein sequence MENNCASHACHLHSSVEGARVLAGGDVVIADGGLPDDTFNLVCRARFTEDTASKRVADVIRATTSTGRPFSWWVAPTSTPANLGDVLLEHGLSISETEEAMVADLDEVPPLPPPEALTVVTVETAEQLSDYASLMAQNWAPPSPTVVEFYDKAATAIFDHDCASRFVVGYVGKQPVTGAEVHFNSGVAGLYGIVTLQAHRRKRFGTAATLAALDLARAAGAARAVLQASSDGAPVYEKIGFTTLGTYTEYGM, from the coding sequence ATGGAAAACAACTGTGCATCGCACGCCTGTCATCTCCATTCCTCCGTAGAGGGCGCACGGGTGCTCGCCGGTGGAGACGTCGTCATTGCTGACGGCGGCCTCCCCGACGACACCTTCAACCTGGTGTGCCGCGCCAGATTCACCGAGGACACCGCCAGTAAACGGGTCGCCGACGTCATCCGGGCGACCACATCGACGGGGCGGCCGTTCTCATGGTGGGTGGCTCCGACCTCGACACCCGCGAACCTGGGTGATGTCCTGCTCGAACACGGGTTGTCGATATCGGAAACCGAAGAGGCGATGGTTGCAGACCTCGACGAGGTTCCACCGCTACCGCCACCTGAAGCTCTGACGGTCGTCACCGTTGAAACTGCCGAGCAGTTGTCCGACTACGCCTCCCTGATGGCGCAGAACTGGGCTCCCCCATCTCCAACCGTTGTCGAGTTCTACGACAAGGCAGCCACGGCCATCTTCGACCATGACTGCGCGAGTCGATTCGTCGTCGGATACGTCGGCAAGCAACCCGTCACGGGAGCTGAAGTCCACTTCAACTCGGGTGTAGCTGGGCTGTACGGAATCGTGACGCTGCAAGCCCATCGGAGAAAGCGCTTCGGGACCGCGGCAACACTAGCGGCCTTGGACTTGGCCAGGGCAGCGGGTGCGGCGCGCGCGGTCCTTCAAGCTTCTTCCGACGGCGCACCGGTCTACGAGAAGATCGGTTTCACCACGCTCGGCACCTACACCGAGTACGGGATGTGA
- the ilvD gene encoding dihydroxy-acid dehydratase: MTDSDPKPRSRDVTDGLEKTAARGMLRAVGMGDDDWGKSQIGVASSWNEITPCNLSLDRLAKAVKDGIHAAGGYPLEFGTISVSDGISMGHEGMHFSLVSREVIADSVETVMQAERLDGSVMLAGCDKSLPGMLMAAARLDLANVFLYAGSILPGVAKLSDGTQREVTIIDAFEAVGACSRGLMSREDVDAIERAICPGEGACGGMYTANTMASAAEALGMSLPGSASPPATDRRRDGFARRSGAAVVELLRRGITARDILTKEAFENAIAVVMAFGGSTNAVLHLLAIAHEADVELSLDDFSRVGARVPHLADVKPFGQHVMQDVDHIGGVPVVMRALLDAGLLHGDCLTVTGKTMAENLSDIAPPDPDGKVLRAMNSPIHPTGGITILKGSLAPGGAVVKSAGFDSDVFTGTARVFDRERAAMDALEDGTITGGDVVVIRYEGPKGGPGMREMLAITAAIKGAGLGKDVLLLTDGRFSGGTTGLCVGHVAPEAVDAGPIAFVRDGDQIRLDVGKSTLDLLVDEDELAARRNGWEPLPPRYTRGVLAKYTKLVGSASVGAVCG; this comes from the coding sequence ATCACAGATTCGGACCCGAAGCCCCGCAGCCGTGACGTCACCGACGGACTCGAGAAGACCGCCGCGCGCGGAATGCTCCGTGCAGTGGGCATGGGTGACGACGACTGGGGGAAGTCCCAGATCGGCGTTGCCTCGTCTTGGAACGAGATAACTCCCTGCAACCTGTCGCTGGACCGGCTCGCGAAGGCCGTCAAAGACGGTATCCATGCCGCTGGCGGATACCCACTCGAATTCGGCACGATTTCCGTCTCCGACGGCATCTCGATGGGCCATGAGGGGATGCATTTCTCGTTGGTGTCACGAGAAGTGATCGCCGACAGTGTGGAAACGGTGATGCAGGCCGAGCGCCTCGACGGGTCCGTGATGCTGGCGGGCTGCGACAAGTCACTGCCCGGCATGCTCATGGCGGCGGCTCGCCTCGACCTCGCGAACGTCTTCCTCTATGCGGGTTCGATCCTGCCGGGGGTTGCGAAGCTGTCCGACGGCACCCAGCGCGAAGTCACCATCATCGACGCGTTCGAAGCGGTCGGCGCCTGCTCGCGCGGTCTGATGAGTCGCGAGGACGTTGATGCCATCGAGCGTGCGATCTGTCCCGGCGAGGGCGCGTGCGGCGGTATGTACACCGCAAACACCATGGCCAGCGCTGCCGAGGCACTGGGCATGTCTCTCCCCGGCAGCGCGTCCCCGCCCGCGACCGATCGCCGCCGTGACGGATTCGCGAGGCGCAGCGGCGCGGCGGTGGTGGAATTGCTTCGCCGTGGCATCACCGCCAGGGACATCCTGACCAAGGAGGCGTTCGAGAACGCCATCGCCGTGGTTATGGCGTTCGGTGGCTCTACCAACGCCGTGCTGCACCTGCTGGCCATCGCCCACGAAGCCGACGTCGAACTGTCCCTCGACGACTTCTCACGGGTCGGTGCCCGCGTCCCACACCTGGCGGATGTCAAACCGTTCGGTCAGCACGTGATGCAGGACGTCGACCACATCGGCGGCGTCCCCGTCGTCATGAGAGCCCTACTCGACGCCGGATTGCTCCACGGCGACTGCCTCACCGTCACCGGCAAGACCATGGCCGAGAACCTCTCGGACATCGCCCCTCCCGACCCGGACGGCAAGGTGCTGCGCGCGATGAACTCCCCGATCCATCCCACCGGAGGAATCACGATCCTGAAAGGCTCCCTCGCCCCGGGTGGCGCCGTCGTCAAGTCCGCCGGCTTCGATTCCGACGTCTTCACCGGTACCGCCCGAGTCTTCGATCGCGAACGGGCCGCCATGGATGCACTCGAGGACGGAACCATCACTGGCGGCGATGTCGTCGTGATCCGCTACGAAGGACCCAAAGGTGGCCCAGGCATGCGCGAGATGCTCGCGATTACCGCGGCGATCAAGGGCGCCGGACTGGGTAAGGACGTGCTCCTCCTTACCGACGGGCGCTTCTCAGGTGGCACCACCGGTCTCTGCGTCGGCCACGTCGCACCGGAAGCCGTCGACGCCGGCCCGATTGCGTTCGTACGGGACGGAGATCAGATCCGATTGGACGTCGGCAAGAGCACACTGGACCTGCTCGTCGACGAAGACGAACTCGCCGCCCGTAGGAACGGATGGGAGCCCCTGCCCCCGCGCTACACCCGCGGGGTCCTCGCCAAGTACACGAAACTCGTCGGCTCCGCCTCGGTCGGCGCCGTCTGCGGCTAG
- a CDS encoding MFS transporter codes for MSRVWLVWGVGVAAYIVAVLQRTSFGVSGLVATDRFSINPSVLSGFVVLQIVVYAGMQIPAGALLDRYGSRAMIASGALIMASAQAVLAITESLPLAYTARVFVGVGDALTFISVLRLVPQWFAPRRVPLVSQLTGILGQLGQILSALPLMLLLNGPGWSFAYGSAASLGMLIFVLALAVIRNSPPGLETVAAPAGLREVGKQIRLVWGRPGTRLGFFTHMGTQFSTTTFALLWGIPYLRSAQGLSPAEAGSLLTLSVISAIIAGPVIGILSGRFPMRRSYLVLSIIISNAVMWTIVLALPGPAPSWLLVVLVMVISVGGPGSMIGFDYARMFNPSTSMGTAQGMVNIGGFLASLLVIQAMGIILNVMGGYSFDAFRVAWLVQYPVWGAAIVGVLVTRRKARKQMGVVLRPIRQVWRERTGR; via the coding sequence ATGAGCAGAGTGTGGTTGGTGTGGGGTGTGGGCGTTGCCGCGTATATCGTGGCCGTTCTGCAGCGCACCTCGTTCGGTGTGTCCGGTCTGGTGGCGACGGACCGATTCTCGATCAATCCCAGCGTGCTGTCGGGTTTCGTCGTATTGCAGATCGTGGTGTACGCGGGGATGCAGATCCCGGCCGGCGCACTGCTGGATCGTTACGGTTCGCGGGCGATGATCGCGTCGGGCGCACTGATCATGGCGTCAGCGCAGGCGGTACTGGCGATCACCGAATCGCTGCCGCTGGCGTACACGGCCCGAGTATTCGTCGGAGTCGGCGATGCGCTGACTTTCATCTCTGTATTGCGTCTGGTGCCGCAATGGTTCGCACCGCGCAGGGTGCCGCTCGTATCGCAGCTGACCGGAATCTTGGGCCAGCTCGGTCAGATCCTGTCGGCCTTGCCGCTGATGCTGTTGTTGAACGGGCCCGGATGGAGTTTCGCGTACGGCAGCGCGGCGTCACTGGGGATGCTGATCTTCGTACTGGCCTTGGCCGTCATCCGGAACTCCCCGCCCGGTCTGGAGACAGTCGCCGCACCCGCCGGATTGCGAGAGGTGGGCAAGCAGATCCGCCTGGTATGGGGGCGTCCCGGCACCCGACTCGGGTTCTTCACCCACATGGGGACGCAATTCTCGACGACGACCTTCGCCCTGCTGTGGGGCATCCCTTACCTGAGATCGGCGCAAGGACTGTCGCCGGCGGAGGCGGGTTCACTGCTGACGCTGTCGGTGATCTCGGCGATCATCGCTGGGCCGGTCATCGGGATCCTCAGTGGTCGCTTTCCGATGCGCCGCTCGTATCTGGTGCTGTCGATCATCATCAGCAACGCGGTGATGTGGACCATTGTGCTGGCACTGCCCGGCCCCGCGCCGAGTTGGTTGCTGGTGGTGCTGGTGATGGTGATCTCGGTAGGCGGACCGGGTTCGATGATCGGATTCGACTATGCCCGCATGTTCAATCCCAGCACCAGCATGGGAACCGCGCAGGGGATGGTCAATATCGGCGGATTCTTGGCATCGTTGCTGGTCATCCAGGCGATGGGCATCATTCTGAACGTGATGGGCGGATATTCGTTCGACGCATTCCGAGTGGCATGGCTCGTGCAGTATCCGGTCTGGGGTGCGGCGATCGTGGGTGTGCTCGTAACACGGAGGAAGGCGCGCAAGCAGATGGGTGTGGTGCTGCGGCCAATCCGTCAGGTGTGGCGAGAACGCACCGGCCGTTAG
- a CDS encoding FAD-binding oxidoreductase, with translation MSNERPEDQAVLTVPPMKWDAWGAPEKSKTLSDGIKGLLQQALGVTSRQKPERMAEEDVILAPSAVSEGQLAALAGIVGAKFCSTEHNDRLLRAGGKSTLDMLRRRSTEPQNAPDVIVTPGTEAEVAEILRYCADNSIAVVPFGGGTSVVGGLDPVRDKFDAVLSLDLRRFDSLIDLDTDSSIATLGAGLSGPHAEELLGARGFSLGHFPQSFMFATIGGFAATRSSGQASAGYGRFEDMVQGLRVVTPAGTLDTGRAPASAAGPDLGELFVGSEGTLGVITQVRVRVHPVPETTVREGWSFPDFETGAAALRALRQAGAVPTVLRLSDEAETAVNLATHDKIGEETVTGGCLAITTFEGTKEHTAERVAEARAVLAANGATSLGEEPGSNWEHGRYDAPYLRDALLDAGALAETLETATTWGNLANLRAAVTTALTESLSAQGTPPLVLCHISHTYATGASLYFTIVCAQNDDPIDQWSKAKTAAGDAIIAAGGTITHHHAVGVDHRPWMRDEIGDLGVTVLRAVKNAVDPAGVLNPGKLIP, from the coding sequence ATGAGCAATGAGCGACCGGAAGATCAAGCCGTCCTGACGGTACCCCCGATGAAGTGGGATGCCTGGGGCGCGCCCGAAAAGAGCAAGACCCTCTCGGACGGCATCAAGGGCCTGCTGCAGCAAGCCCTCGGCGTCACGAGTCGACAGAAGCCCGAACGCATGGCCGAAGAAGATGTGATCCTGGCCCCGAGTGCGGTGTCCGAAGGGCAACTCGCGGCGCTGGCCGGGATTGTCGGAGCGAAGTTCTGCAGCACCGAACACAACGACCGCCTGCTGCGGGCCGGCGGCAAGAGCACGCTCGACATGCTGCGTCGTCGCAGCACCGAACCTCAGAACGCCCCCGACGTCATCGTTACCCCGGGCACCGAGGCCGAGGTCGCCGAGATCCTCCGGTACTGCGCCGACAACTCCATCGCGGTGGTGCCGTTCGGTGGCGGCACCAGCGTTGTGGGCGGACTCGACCCGGTGCGTGACAAGTTCGACGCGGTCCTCTCGCTGGACCTGCGACGGTTCGACTCGTTGATCGACCTCGACACCGATTCCAGCATCGCGACGCTGGGGGCGGGCCTGTCCGGTCCGCACGCGGAGGAACTCCTCGGTGCACGTGGTTTCTCGCTCGGGCACTTCCCGCAGAGTTTCATGTTCGCGACCATCGGCGGATTCGCCGCGACCCGCTCCTCGGGGCAGGCTTCCGCAGGTTACGGCCGGTTCGAAGACATGGTGCAGGGTCTGCGTGTGGTGACCCCCGCCGGCACCCTCGACACCGGGCGTGCGCCCGCTTCTGCCGCGGGTCCGGATCTCGGCGAATTGTTCGTTGGGTCGGAGGGAACGCTCGGCGTCATCACCCAGGTCCGTGTGCGGGTGCACCCGGTCCCGGAAACCACAGTCCGCGAGGGCTGGAGCTTCCCCGATTTCGAGACCGGCGCGGCAGCACTGCGTGCACTCCGACAGGCAGGCGCGGTCCCGACCGTGCTGCGCCTGTCCGACGAGGCCGAGACCGCCGTCAACCTCGCAACCCACGACAAGATCGGTGAGGAGACCGTCACCGGCGGTTGCCTGGCGATCACCACGTTCGAGGGCACCAAAGAGCACACCGCGGAGCGGGTGGCCGAGGCCCGCGCGGTCCTGGCGGCAAACGGTGCGACCTCACTCGGTGAGGAACCCGGAAGCAATTGGGAGCACGGCCGTTACGACGCCCCCTACCTGCGCGACGCCTTGCTCGATGCGGGTGCGCTGGCCGAGACCCTCGAGACGGCCACTACCTGGGGCAATCTTGCGAACTTGCGTGCCGCGGTCACCACGGCGCTGACCGAGTCGTTGTCCGCACAGGGAACCCCGCCGCTGGTGCTGTGCCACATCTCGCACACCTACGCGACGGGTGCGTCGCTGTACTTCACGATCGTGTGCGCGCAGAACGACGACCCGATCGATCAGTGGAGCAAGGCCAAGACCGCCGCCGGTGACGCAATCATCGCCGCCGGTGGAACGATCACGCACCACCACGCTGTCGGAGTCGACCACCGCCCGTGGATGCGGGACGAGATCGGCGACCTGGGTGTGACCGTCCTGCGTGCGGTCAAGAACGCCGTCGATCCGGCGGGAGTCCTCAACCCGGGCAAGTTGATTCCGTGA
- a CDS encoding diacylglycerol kinase: MSAQKAIEKVTVLINPLSGHGNGPTAGRKAVARLRERGVAVTEIIGTDADHARKLAQRAVEGGTDALVVVGGDGAISIALQAAAQSGTPVGLIPAGTGNDHAREFGIPVGDPVAAADVIVDGEVQESDLARITLDDGSIVWAGTIIASGFDSLCTDRANRMSWPKGPMRYNLAMLIELTRLKPLRYTVELDDQKVKVDATLVAVGNARSYGGGMQICPNADKTDGLLDVTVVEHGRRSRLIRLFPRVYKGTHVDLPDVQTYRSRKVRLQCEGITAYADGDRVGPLPVTIEAVPSALHILSHEPA; the protein is encoded by the coding sequence GTGAGCGCCCAGAAGGCGATCGAGAAGGTCACCGTCCTGATCAACCCGCTTTCCGGGCACGGCAACGGGCCTACCGCCGGCCGCAAGGCTGTCGCACGCCTGCGTGAGCGGGGTGTCGCCGTCACCGAGATCATCGGGACGGACGCCGATCACGCCCGCAAGCTGGCCCAGCGGGCCGTCGAGGGGGGCACCGACGCGCTCGTCGTGGTGGGCGGCGACGGTGCAATCAGCATCGCGTTGCAGGCGGCCGCCCAGTCCGGGACGCCTGTCGGGCTGATCCCGGCGGGGACCGGCAACGACCACGCGCGCGAGTTCGGTATCCCCGTCGGTGACCCCGTTGCCGCGGCGGACGTGATCGTCGACGGTGAGGTGCAGGAGTCCGACCTCGCTCGGATCACGCTCGACGACGGTTCGATCGTGTGGGCAGGCACCATCATTGCCAGCGGGTTCGATTCGTTGTGCACGGATCGGGCGAATCGGATGTCGTGGCCGAAGGGGCCGATGCGGTACAACCTGGCGATGCTCATCGAGCTCACCCGGCTCAAGCCCCTGCGCTACACCGTCGAACTGGATGACCAGAAGGTGAAGGTCGATGCCACGCTCGTCGCCGTCGGCAACGCCCGTTCGTACGGCGGTGGGATGCAGATCTGCCCGAACGCGGACAAGACCGACGGTCTGCTCGATGTGACGGTCGTCGAACACGGTCGCCGGTCGAGGCTGATTCGGCTGTTCCCGAGGGTGTACAAGGGCACCCACGTGGACCTACCCGACGTGCAGACTTACCGTTCACGCAAGGTGCGTTTGCAGTGCGAGGGCATCACCGCCTACGCGGACGGCGACCGCGTCGGGCCGCTTCCGGTGACGATCGAAGCAGTCCCGTCGGCGTTGCACATCCTCAGTCACGAGCCGGCCTGA
- a CDS encoding RNA-binding S4 domain-containing protein: MAASDTDHTSVRVDSWVWAVRLFKTRSAAAAACRSGHVRVNGTTAKPAQPVKIGDDVRIRTGGTERIVAVARLIAKRVGAAVAVECFIDNTPPPPPRELLAAIPRRDRGAGRPTKRERREMDRLRDR, translated from the coding sequence GTGGCAGCTTCCGATACCGACCATACAAGCGTACGGGTCGACAGCTGGGTCTGGGCAGTTCGGCTGTTCAAGACTCGGTCGGCTGCGGCTGCGGCCTGCCGTTCGGGCCATGTACGTGTCAACGGCACCACCGCCAAACCCGCGCAACCCGTGAAAATCGGTGATGACGTGCGCATCCGAACTGGCGGAACCGAGCGCATCGTTGCCGTGGCCCGGCTCATCGCAAAGCGTGTGGGGGCGGCGGTGGCCGTCGAATGCTTCATCGACAACACACCGCCGCCCCCACCACGAGAACTACTGGCTGCAATCCCTCGACGCGACCGCGGAGCAGGCCGGCCCACCAAACGTGAACGTCGGGAGATGGACCGGCTCCGCGATCGGTAA
- the ubiG gene encoding bifunctional 2-polyprenyl-6-hydroxyphenol methylase/3-demethylubiquinol 3-O-methyltransferase UbiG codes for MVRVAIDNDIYNRVGETWWDEDNPLNLLHGSMTPGRFAYFQKILGERVGRDFTGPDFTPLRALDIGSGGGFLAEQFARIGFQVVGVDPSPVSVDAARRHAAASALEIEYRIGVGERLPVPDATFDVAYCCDVLEHVSDLDAVIAETARVLEPGGLYLFDTINRTRTSKLIAIKILQEWRLTRVFDTPIHEWSMFITPAELVRVTERHGLSVGEIVGLGPRAKNPLRLLDFVRVGGSSLSYGELSRRLDFGQIRSTANSYMGYAVKR; via the coding sequence GTGGTTCGGGTGGCCATCGACAACGACATCTATAACCGTGTGGGCGAAACGTGGTGGGATGAAGACAACCCGCTGAACCTGCTACACGGAAGCATGACGCCGGGGCGATTCGCGTATTTCCAGAAGATCCTCGGCGAACGGGTCGGCCGCGATTTCACAGGCCCTGATTTCACACCACTGCGGGCCCTCGACATCGGTTCAGGTGGTGGCTTTCTCGCGGAACAGTTCGCTCGCATCGGGTTTCAGGTGGTCGGTGTCGATCCGTCGCCGGTATCGGTTGATGCGGCGCGCCGCCACGCCGCCGCTTCGGCACTCGAAATCGAGTATCGGATCGGTGTGGGCGAACGATTGCCGGTCCCGGATGCCACGTTCGACGTGGCGTACTGCTGCGACGTCCTCGAGCACGTGTCGGATCTCGATGCTGTAATCGCCGAGACAGCGCGCGTACTCGAACCCGGCGGGCTCTACCTGTTCGACACCATCAATCGCACCCGCACGAGCAAGCTCATCGCGATCAAGATTCTTCAGGAGTGGCGGCTGACCAGGGTGTTCGACACTCCTATCCACGAGTGGTCGATGTTCATCACGCCTGCGGAACTGGTTCGGGTCACCGAACGCCACGGCCTTTCGGTAGGCGAGATCGTCGGACTCGGGCCGCGGGCGAAGAACCCACTCCGACTGCTCGACTTCGTACGGGTAGGCGGCAGCAGTCTCAGCTACGGAGAGTTGAGCCGACGACTCGACTTCGGGCAGATCAGGAGTACGGCCAACTCGTACATGGGGTACGCGGTCAAGCGGTAG
- a CDS encoding 3-hydroxybutyryl-CoA dehydrogenase has protein sequence MKLVGVIGGGTMGAGIAEVCIKAGSAVLVLETKQEFAEAAQARIEKSLARAVKAGKLEQADANEALARVRVTLDIEEFADRDLVIEAAPEIESLKVDLFQKLDKIVKPSGILASNTSSIPLIKMANATQRPEQVVGVHFFNPVPVMPLVEIVVSLVTSEETVAAVTDYAKNTLGKKTVRAGDRAGFIVNALLIPYLTSAVRMLESGYATAEDIDEAMKGGCGYPMGPLTLIDTVGLDITLAAAESLYAEFAEPHYAPPTLLKRKVDAGHLGKKSGKGFYDYS, from the coding sequence GTGAAGCTAGTAGGTGTGATCGGCGGCGGCACCATGGGTGCCGGCATCGCCGAGGTATGTATCAAGGCCGGGAGTGCAGTCCTCGTCCTCGAGACCAAGCAGGAGTTCGCCGAGGCGGCGCAGGCGCGGATCGAGAAGTCCCTGGCTCGCGCGGTCAAAGCCGGAAAACTCGAACAGGCCGATGCGAACGAGGCACTCGCCCGGGTGCGAGTCACCCTCGACATCGAGGAGTTCGCGGACCGCGACCTCGTGATCGAGGCAGCACCCGAGATCGAGTCGCTCAAGGTCGATCTCTTCCAGAAGCTCGACAAGATCGTCAAACCCTCCGGCATCTTGGCGTCCAACACGTCATCCATCCCGCTGATCAAGATGGCCAACGCCACGCAGCGTCCCGAGCAGGTCGTCGGTGTTCACTTCTTCAACCCGGTGCCGGTCATGCCGCTGGTGGAGATCGTGGTCAGCCTCGTCACATCCGAGGAGACCGTTGCCGCGGTCACCGATTACGCGAAGAACACGCTCGGCAAGAAAACCGTTCGCGCGGGCGATCGTGCGGGCTTCATCGTCAACGCCCTGCTGATTCCGTACCTCACGTCCGCCGTTCGGATGCTCGAGTCCGGCTACGCAACCGCCGAGGACATCGACGAGGCCATGAAGGGCGGCTGCGGGTACCCGATGGGTCCGCTGACGTTGATCGACACGGTCGGTCTCGACATCACCCTCGCCGCGGCGGAGTCGTTGTACGCGGAGTTCGCCGAACCGCACTATGCTCCCCCGACGCTACTCAAGCGCAAGGTGGACGCTGGACACCTCGGAAAGAAGAGCGGCAAGGGTTTCTACGACTACAGCTGA